One Arcobacter sp. FWKO B genomic window, AAATATCAATTTAATCAAAACATAATAATCCACCCATCAAAACTCAAGCAACTTGTCCATTTTGTAAGTTGTGCTGCAAATATACCAATAAGTAATACAATGCCAATTATAGGAAAAAATATTTTTGCACATGAAAGTGGAATACATGTTGATGGTATGATAAAAGATGATATTGCATATGAACCATTTACCCCACAAAGTGTAGGGCTTAAGAGGGATTTCCCCATAGGCAAACATAGCGGTAGTTCTACTCTTAGTTATCATCTACAAAAATATGGACTTGATGTTGATAAATCTAAACTTTATGATTTGATACAGAGTGTAAGAGATATTGTCACAAGTAGAAAAAAAGTATTAAACTCAAAAGAGCTAAAAGAGTTATATCTATGCATGTAAGATGGCTTAAACCAGAAATATTTGAGATATATAAAGAGACTTTAGGAGTCGATAGTCATATAGTATTCAAAAGCATACAACATAATGGAGACCTTTGTTTTTATACAATTGATGAAAATGATGCTTTTACTGGGCTTATTTGTGCCTATGAGTTTGAAAAAAGTATTAAAATCACTGCTTTTCTTGGCAAAGATACAAGCACAAAAGAAAAACTACTAAAATCACTTATACAAGCATCATATAATAAGCCTCTACAAGCTATTATAACAAAAACTGATAGCGAACTTTTTAGAAGTTTTGGATTTGAAACATATACAGAAGTATTGGAATATATTTCAAACTCCAGAGCAGTTGCTTTTAATTTTACCACAAATCATGCAAAAGAAGTTAATAATCCAAATTTTTTTCAAATAGCTTATAGATTAAACAAAAAAAACCTAGGAGATGATATGTATGAATACTGCAAAAATGATATGAATTCAACATCATCACTCAATCTTGCGACGGATTTAGGCTATTTACATTCAAGAGGATTACACAAAGATATATTGATTTCCCCTTTTGTTATAAATGATATGAGCTATTTAGATGCAGAAAAACTTTTAAGAGGTGTTTTGCACTATAGAGGACTAAAGAAATTAAAAGTTTTTATACCAAATATTTTAGAGATAAAGGAGCTGTATGAATCATATAAGTTTATAAAAAATAATAATTTATTTTTGGTATATCTAGGCGAAAAACCAAATATTAAGCTGGATAATATTTATGGGTTTTAGTGTTTGGTTAAGCACTCATTTAAATAAAAGGAGAATAAAATGGATAATACAGAATTAAAAAAAGAGCACGCAAAGCTAAAAAGAATAGCTGTTGAGATAGCGGGACAAATACATGATATTGTTGAGGATACATTATGGAGTGAATATGAAAAACTCCCGATTTTGTCAGCTCAAGTGGTAGAAGCAGTAAAGCAAGCCAATGCCTTTAAAGAGGAAAATGGACTCTAATTTGTAAAGGTTATAAATGGAAATAGAACATATTCAAACACTAGGGAGTACAATCCTTTGTGATTGTTCAGAAACATCCATAAAAGATGCTATTGAAATACTTCAGCACACAGATCTTCCTTACCCAAAAGCAAAAAAACTAGTCACCAAGTGCTCTCGCACTTGTTGTGATAAATCATTAAGGTTACTATTCAATATGGTTGAATTTGGTAAATTTGACTTAGTTGAAGTTGTATCACTAATCAAGAAGTAATATTATAAAAAATCAATCCTTAATAAAATAATATTTTCCCATATAAGTAAATCTTATCAATATAACTTATAGTATTATAATAATCTTTAAAATTTTAATATGATTTTAAGCAATCTTAAATTAGAATTCATTTTGATATATTATTTGTGAAATATAATACTAATATAAGGTTGGGTGATTTATGGCATATTTTCTAGCATCGATTATCTCAATAGTAGCAGCATTTATGATATTGTTTACTAGATATGAAGCTGATGATAGCCAAATAAAAGCAGATTTAGAGCATATGAAAGTTATGTTTAGTATGGTTGATGGATTTGTTAATACTTATATTAAT contains:
- a CDS encoding CCE_0567 family metalloprotein: MDNTELKKEHAKLKRIAVEIAGQIHDIVEDTLWSEYEKLPILSAQVVEAVKQANAFKEENGL